One window from the genome of Nomascus leucogenys isolate Asia chromosome 12, Asia_NLE_v1, whole genome shotgun sequence encodes:
- the EXO5 gene encoding exonuclease V translates to MAETREEETVSAEASGFSDLSDSELLEFLDLEDAQESKALVNTPGPSSESLGKDDKPISLQNWKRGLDILSPMKRFHLKYLYVTDLATQNWCELQTAYGKELPGFLAPEKAAVLDTGASIHLARELELHDLVTVPVTTKEDAWAIKFLNILLLIPTLQSEGHIREFPVFGEVEGVLLVGVIDELHYTAKGELELVELKTRRRPMLPLEAQKKKDCFQVSLYKYIFDAMVQGKVTPASLIHHTKLCLEKPLGPSVLRHAQQGGFSVKSLGDLMELVFLSLTLSDLPVIDILKIEYIYQETATLLGTEIVAFEEKDVRAKVQHYMAYWMGHREPQGVDVEEAWKCRTCTYADICEWRKGSGVLSSTLAPQVKNAK, encoded by the coding sequence ATGGCAGAGACAAGAGAAGAGGAGACAGTGTCAGCAGAAGCCTCAGGGTTCTCAGACTTGAGTGACTCAGAGCTCCTGGAGTTTCTGGACCTAGAAGATGCCCAAGAGTCAAAGGCTTTAGTTAACACGCCTGGCCCATCTTCTGAATCCCTTGGGAAGGATGACAAACCCATAAGCTTACAAAACTGGAAAAGAGGATTGGATATCTTATCACCCATGAAGAGATtccaccttaaatatttatatgtcaCTGACCTGGCTACTCAGAACTGGTGTGAACTGCAAACAGCATATGGGAAGGAGCTTCCTGGTTTCTTGGCACCTGAGAAGGCAGCTGTGTTGGATACTGGTGCCAGCATACACCTAGCTAGAGAACTAGAACTTCATGATCTTGTGACTGTCCCAGTCACCACTAAAGAAGATGCTTGGGCAATTAAGTTTCTGAACATACTTTTGCTGATTCCTACCCTGCAGTCAGAAGGGCACATCAGAGAGTTTCCAGTGTTTGGGGAAGTGGAGGGTGTACTTCTTGTTGGAGTGATCGATGAGCTGCACTATACAGCCAAGGGGGAACTGGAGCTGGTGGAACTCAAGACACGCAGGCGCCCTATGCTCCCTCTGGaagctcagaagaagaaagattGTTTTCAAGTCAgcctatataaatatatctttgaTGCCATGGTACAAGGAAAAGTGACCCCTGCTAGCCTAATCCACCACACAAAGTTGTGTCTGGAAAAGCCACTGGGGCCATCAGTGCTGAGGCATGCCCAGCAGGGAGGCTTCTCTGTGAAGTCTTTGGGTGACCTCATGGAACTGGTCTTCTTGTCTCTAACACTGTCAGATCTCCCAGTTATTGATATCTTGAAGATTGAGTATATCTACCAAGAGACTGCCACTTTGCTGGGTACTGAGATTGTAGCCTTTGAAGAGAAGGACGTGAGAGCCAAGGTGCAGCATTATATGGCCTACTGGATGGGCCACCGAGAGCCCCAGGGAGTTGACGTGGAGGAGGCTTGGAAGTGCCGGACATGTACCTATGCAGACATTTGTGAGTGGAGAAAGGGCAGTGGAGTGCTCAGCTCTACACTGGCGCCCCAAGTCAAAAACGCCAAATGA
- the LOC115837507 gene encoding collagen alpha-1(I) chain-like, whose protein sequence is PGRGAPHFPDDGWPGRGAPHFPDGAAGQRRSSLPRWGGRAEALLTSQTGRPGRGAPHFPDDGWPGRGAPHFPDRVAGQRRSSLPRRGGRAEALLTSQTTGGRAEALLTSQTGRPGRGAPHFPDGAAGQRRSSLPRRGSRAEALLTSQTGRPGRGAPRFPDGTRARIHLPGCRFNTGPAAAAKPTQPGLLGRSRVSRLVSALRPCPLDRLHRRPLSLQPWRPRGPPYAVPLQQPQPARLPAGYEPRPPAPPTGGGHGALPLPGSSARPRTRKLEAARARPRGPPGTVGSGHPATPPHGSSQRSLGDLLQPFR, encoded by the exons ccgggcagaggcgctcctcacttcccagacgatgggtggccgggcagaggcgctcctcacttcccagatggggcggccgggcagag gcgctcctcacttcccagatggggcggccgggcagaggcgctcctcacttcccagacggggcggccgggcagaggcgctcctcacttcccagacgatgggtggccgggcagaggggctcctcacttcccagacagggtggccgggcagaggcgctcctcacttcccagacgcggcggccgggcagag gcgctcctcacttcccagacgacgggtggccgggcagaggcgctcctcacttcccagacggggcggccgggcagaggcgctcctcacttcccagacggggcggccgggcagaggcgctcctcacttcccagacgaggcagccgggcagaggcgctcctcacttcccagacggggcggccgggcagaggcgctcctcgcttcccagacggg ACCCGGGCGAGGATACACCTCCCTGGCTGCCGCTTTAACACGGGGCCGGCGGCTGCAGCCAAGCCCACTCAGCCTGGCCTCTTAGGCCGCAGCCGGGTGTCTCGCCTGGTCTCTGCCCTCCGGCCGTGCCCTCTCGACCGCTTGCACCGCCGGCCGCTCTCGCTCCAGCCCTGGCGGCCCCGGGGCCCACCCTACGCGGTCCCGCTGCAGCAGCCACAACCCGCGCGTCTTCCGGCGGGTTATGAGCCCCGGCCGCCGGCTCCGCCCACAGGGGGCGGCCATGGAGCCCTCCCTCTCCCGGGAAGCAGCGCGCGCCCTCGAACCCGGAAGCTGGAAGCCGCCCGAGCGCGCCCCCGAGGGCCGCCCGGAACCGTGGGTAGCGGCCACCCAGCCACACCGCCCCACGGTTCCTCACAGCGGTCCTTGGGAGACCTCCTTCAGCCTTTCCGGTGA